A genome region from Penicillium psychrofluorescens genome assembly, chromosome: 3 includes the following:
- a CDS encoding uncharacterized protein (ID:PFLUO_004159-T1.cds;~source:funannotate) has translation MTLSTIDIDDVQLYVDSALETLAGSLRDLNHEIWSHPELAYEEHHAHDQICKFLENQGFQVTRHAYGIATSFEALSGLGGRLINFNAEYDALPDIGHACGHNLIATSSTVAFLALSFILKKYSIPGRAQLLGTPAEENGGGKAKLIDAGAYKGVDISLMGHGGPKRLFPGQEPSDGIAGTFMNARKRINCEFTGKSAHAGGNPWDGINALDALVSSYNNVAVLRQQLLPEQRIHCAFLEVPTVANIIPSFTKSFWQVRSPSLKGEELYTDVLLNDTLCEQYQVHMGRYGRKVLKRHDKVMTASSDIGNVSYMTPTLHTNFGIPTQENSFPHHPTFAAAAGTDEAHAEALIVGKSLALIGWDMLTNEGLYEKARQQWQEEIARAN, from the exons ATGACTCTGTCGACCATAGATATTGATGACGTCCAATTATACGTGGATTCCGCACTCGAGACATTGGCAGGATCATTACGAGACTTGAACCACGAG ATCTGGTCACACCCGGAACTTGCGTATGAGGAGCATCATGCTCATGATCAAATCTGCAAATTTCTTGAAAACCAGGGATTCCAAGTCACCCGCCATGCCTATGGCATTGCCACATCATTTGAAGCTTTGAGTGGATTAGGTGGACGATTAATCAACTTCAACGCAGAATATGATGCTCTTCCAGATATTGGACATGCCTGTGGCCACAACCTCATCGCCACTAGCAGCACCGTTGCCTTCCTCGCCCTATCGTTCATTTTGAAAAAGTATAGCATTCCTGGTCGGGCACAGTTGCTAGGCACCCCGGCTGAGGAGAATGGGGGCGGAAAGGCTAAGCTTATAGATGCGGGGGCCTACAAAGGAGTTGACATCTCCCTCATGGG TCACGGTGGGCCTAAGAGACTATTCCCGGGGCAAGAACCATCAGATGGTATTGCGGGCACGTTCATGAATGCTCGTAAAAGGATCAATTGCGAGTTCACCGGCAAGAGTGCCCATGCAGGTGGCAATCCGTGGGATGGGATCAACGCTCTAGATGCTTTGGTATCCTCATACAACAATGTTGCAGTATTGCGACAGCAGCTCCTACCAGAGCAACGCATCCACTGCGCCTTTCTAGAAGTCCCTACTGTTGCAAACATCATCCCTTCGTTCACCAAATCATTTTGGCAGGTTCGTAGTCCGTCGCTCAAAGG GGAGGAGCTGTACACGGATGTCCTGCTGAACGACACTCTTTGTGAGCAGTATCAAGTCCACATGGGGCGATATGGTCGCAAGGTGCTCAAGCGCCACGACAAGGTTATGACGGCGTCTTCAGATATCG GCAATGTCAGCTATATGACTCCCACGCTTCATACCAACTTCGGGATCCCAACCCAGGAAAACTCGTTCCCGCACCACCCCACAtttgccgctgcggctggcaCAGACGAGGCCCATGCCGAGGCACTGATTGTGGGCAAGTCGCTAGCCCTAATCGGGTGGGACATGCTCACGAACGAGGGCCTCTATGAGAAGGCGCGGCAGCAATGGCAAGAGGAGATTGCCCGAGCAAATTAG